The Sphaerisporangium siamense genome includes the window TGCCGGTCTTGATGATCTGGTCGGCGACCTGCGAGGCGGTGTTGATCGGGATCGCGAAGCCGACGCCGATGTTGCCGTCCCCGCCGTTGGTGGCGATGGCGCTGTTGACGCCGACGACCTGGCCGGAGGCGTTGACCAGGGCGCCGCCGGAGTTGCCGGGGTTGATGGCCGCGTCGGTCTGGATGGCGCCGCCGATGGTCGTGCTCGTGTCCTGCGACTGCTGCTGCCGCCCGAACCCGCCGCCTGACCCCCAGCCGGGCGGGAGCTGCTGCTGTTGCTGGGACTCCCCGCCGACGGTCAGCGTGCGGTCCAGCGCGCTGACGATGCCGGCCGTGACCGAGCCCTCCAGGCCGAGGGGGCTGCCGATGGCGAGGACGGCGTCGCCGACCCGCAGCTTGTCGCTGTCGCCGAGCGTCGCCTTGGTCAGCCCGGACACCCCGCTCGCCCGCACGACCGCGAGGTCGGTGGTGGGGTCGGTGCCGACGATGCTCGCCGAGGCGGTCTTGCCGTCGCTGAACTTCACCTGGACCTGGCCGCCGTTCCCGGCGCCGGACACCACGTGGTTGTTGGTGAGGATCAGGCCGTCGGTGGAAAGGATCACGCCGGAGCCCTCGGCCTGCCCGGCGCCGCCCGACACGGTGATCGACACCACGGACGGCTGCACGGCCTTGGCCACGTCGGCCACGGTGGTCGCGCTGGAGTCGGACGCGGGCCTGACGATCGGGCTGCTGATCACGGGCCGGCCGTCGGTGGCC containing:
- a CDS encoding S1C family serine protease; this encodes MSTEDPREQTTENTTPVQTPGSRGWSQFGSKPPETGGYQRTWLGEEGPAVTGAVPARPGETTWWTNGRKAIAGLALAAVAVGGGAVGAFVATAATDGRPVISSPIVRPASDSSATTVADVAKAVQPSVVSITVSGGAGQAEGSGVILSTDGLILTNNHVVSGAGNGGQVQVKFSDGKTASASIVGTDPTTDLAVVRASGVSGLTKATLGDSDKLRVGDAVLAIGSPLGLEGSVTAGIVSALDRTLTVGGESQQQQQLPPGWGSGGGFGRQQQSQDTSTTIGGAIQTDAAINPGNSGGALVNASGQVVGVNSAIATNGGDGNIGVGFAIPINTASQVADQIIKTGKATHAYLGVNLADATGDAQGAVIGSVQQGSPAEQAGLKAGDVITKLDGKAVSGAETVVGAVRGYRPGTKVTVTYVRNGATATVTVTLTERTVSS